A single genomic interval of Chitinophaga sp. 180180018-3 harbors:
- a CDS encoding carboxypeptidase-like regulatory domain-containing protein, with protein sequence MIRFTAYIGALFFFFFIGMQGIFAQVRLSGMVADQETKTGLPFVSIVNKRTMTGTLSNESGRFYIEALPGDTLEFSMLSYVQKILIVPGMSTSQEVYMQKRLFELQGVNVKGRNYTRDSIAMRNEYGRYFDYKKPGAMDVLKTLPANPITALSYLVPSKARKRKEQFHEQLLYWEKEKFIDNRYSPELVGRMTKLQSPELDSFMYRYRPGYQFLNSASDYDLLLYIKQSFEEYKKERVTKKEP encoded by the coding sequence ATGATTCGTTTTACAGCATATATCGGAGCACTGTTCTTTTTCTTTTTCATTGGCATGCAGGGTATTTTCGCGCAGGTGCGTTTGTCCGGTATGGTAGCGGATCAGGAAACTAAAACCGGATTGCCGTTTGTTTCCATAGTAAACAAACGGACAATGACGGGAACGTTAAGTAATGAAAGTGGACGTTTTTATATTGAAGCCCTGCCGGGGGATACGCTGGAGTTCTCCATGCTGAGTTATGTTCAGAAGATACTGATAGTCCCGGGAATGTCGACCAGCCAGGAAGTATATATGCAGAAACGTTTATTTGAGCTGCAGGGGGTGAATGTAAAAGGCCGGAATTATACGAGGGATTCTATTGCGATGAGGAATGAATATGGTAGGTACTTCGATTATAAGAAGCCGGGAGCAATGGATGTATTGAAGACGTTGCCCGCTAATCCTATCACGGCGTTGTCATATCTGGTGCCGAGCAAGGCGCGTAAGCGAAAGGAACAGTTTCATGAGCAGCTGTTATATTGGGAGAAGGAAAAATTCATTGATAACCGCTATTCTCCGGAACTTGTAGGAAGAATGACGAAATTGCAAAGCCCTGAACTGGATTCATTTATGTACAGATACCGGCCAGGGTACCAGTTCCTTAATTCGGCTTCGGACTATGATTTGCTGCTTTACATTAAGCAGTCGTTTGAGGAATACAAGAAGGAAAGGGTAACAAAGAAAGAACCATAA